In Helianthus annuus cultivar XRQ/B chromosome 9, HanXRQr2.0-SUNRISE, whole genome shotgun sequence, the following are encoded in one genomic region:
- the LOC110876082 gene encoding uncharacterized protein LOC110876082 has protein sequence MRVWCHMFVQTLTEGARLWFDSLPPGGIDSYEELSEKFLRNFGQQRKVVKNPNEILHIRQRDNERIDQYMERFIKESMNIKDAPEVMKISSFINGLKHAQLCEKLGEEFPHSFDNLMDRLRAFVRGKDTVSKAKEMDVTPRRVTPTAKPTDKGTPYSRKPAFDRMLHDRARPSYSPYKPRGRGPPPYLTISPLSPKPRARYWPLRG, from the coding sequence ATGCGGGTTTGGTGCCATATGTTCGTACAGACTTTGACAGAGGGAGCCCGGCTCTGGTTTGACAGCCTCCCTCCAGGAGGAATTGACAGTTACGAAGAGCTAAGCGAGAAGTTCCTCAGGAACTTTGGTCAACAAAGAAAGGTGGTCAAGAATCCAAACGAAATTCTGCACATAAGGCAAAGAGACAACGAACGGATAGACCAATACATGGAGAGGTTTATCAAGGAAAGTATGAACATCAAGGATGCCCCGGAGGTCATGAAAATTAGCAGTTTCATAAACGGGCTAAAGCACGCACAGTTATGTGAAAAACTGGGGGAGGAATTCCCCCACTCGTTTGACAACCTCATGGACAGGCTCAGAGCCTTCGTCAGGGGAAAAGACACAGTCAGCAAAGCTAAGGAGatggatgtcacaccccgaaggGTCACCCCAACCGCAAAACCTACTGACAAAGGTACACCTTACTCTAGAAAGCCTGCTTTTGATAGAATGTTGCACGACAGGGCAAGACCCTCCTATTCCCCATACAAACCTAGGGGAAGAGGCCCTCCTCCTTATCTGACTATTTCACCCCTCTCACCAAAACCCCGAGCGAGATACTGGCCACTGAGAGGGTGA
- the LOC110878154 gene encoding putative glycine-rich cell wall structural protein 1, with the protein MHLKTYQIVVLVVLLFISISTATKLGGRKTLDNQMSSTSPSGDSGAAHGPNWDYSWGYGSSPGGGWGYGSGSGRSPNGFGKGYGFGFGSGTGGGSGSGWGSGYGSGGGGAHGGGHGGGGSGGGDGGGHGPDNHV; encoded by the coding sequence ATGCATTTGAAAACCTACCAAATTGTTGTACTTGTTGTGTTGTTATTTATATCTATATCTACTGCCACTAAATTAGGTGGAAGAAAAACCCTTGATAACCAAATGTCTAGTACAAGTCCAAGTGGAGATAGTGGTGCAGCCCATGGTCCAAACTGGGACTACAGTTGGGGTTACGGCTCGAGCCCCGGGGGCGGGTGGGGTTATGGGTCAGGCTCGGGCCGGTCCCCTAATGGTTTTGGTAAGGGTTATGGATTTGGTTTTGGTTCTGGGACTGGGGGTGGTAGTGGGAGTGGGTGGGGGTCTGGTTATGGGTCTGGTGGTGGTGGAGCTCATGGGGGTGGGCACGGTGGTGGCGGCAGTGGCGGTGGTGACGGCGGAGGACACGGTCCCGACAACCATGTATAA
- the LOC110876081 gene encoding sporozoite surface protein 2-like, with protein MDPFNNPNNPNNPNNPNNPTQPNVFSVPGYYPTLEPNQFSQYSSNAFAAFQHSPNQFSQNQVLQQMMMRGAFNLQPNPPPPVQPQLIPTQPFQQSEPEEDVGVVPETQPPKGKGKRNKGKQVVGDQPSKPKSTKWTPIEEEALAKAYIGTSDHPTKGLNLYML; from the exons ATGGATCCCTTCAACAACCCAAACAATCCGAACAACCCGAACAATCCCAACAACCCGACCCAACCTAATGTTTTCTCGGTTCCGGGATATTATCCGACGCTCGAACCGAACCAATTCTCTCAATATTCCTCAAACGCCTTTGCCGCGTTCCAACACTCACCGAACCAATTCTCTCAAAATCAAGTCCTTCAACAAATGATGATGCGGGGTGCTTTTAATCTCCAACCGAACCCGCCGCCACCCGTTCAACCCCAATTGATCCCGACGCAACCCTTTCAACAATCCGAACCCGAAGAAGATGTGGGAGTTGTTCCCGAAACCCAACCGCCTAAAGGAAAAGGAAAACGAAACAAAGGCAAGCAAGTGGTGGGTGATCAACCGTCCAAACCGAAGTCCACTAAGTGGACACCAATCGAAGAAGAAGCCTTAGCCAAGGCGTACATTGGCACGTCTGACCACCCGACAAAAG gtTTAAA TTTATACatgtt gTAA
- the LOC110878152 gene encoding mavicyanin: MNMKKQLVFVVLAIIAFGFAITSDANTYIVGDNSGWHISTNLDTWEQGKKFVVGDVLVFQYASTDSVCEVGQESFRTCNTTNVINCFSDGNTSIPLTSPGERYFFCGNRLYCYSGMKLDVIVERNQSDTTEAPLSSVPETESGGSKNNNPSTIVPSGVESIYAGSNLVLMGLLGFWGVLISIV, translated from the exons ATGAACATGAAAAAGCAACTTGTATTTGTGGTTCTTGCTATCATAGCCTTTGGGTTCGCAATAACATCTGATGCTAACACGTATATAGTTGGGGACAACTCGGGTTGGCACATTAGCACGAATCTGGATACGTGGGAGCAAGGGAAGAAGTTCGTCGTCGGTGATGTCTTAG TTTTTCAGTACGCGTCCACAGATAGTGTTTGTGAGGTAGGCCAAGAGAGTTTTCGAACATGCAACACGACGAACGTCATAAACTGTTTTAGTGATGGGAACACGTCTATTCCTCTTACGAGTCCCGGAGAAAGATATTTCTTTTGTGGTAATAGGTTGTACTGCTATTCAGGAATGAAGCTCGATGTGATAGTGGAAAGAAACCAATCGGATACAACGGAGGCACCTCTTAGTAGTGTACCCGAGACAGAGAGTGGTGGATCAAAGAACAATAATCCTTCAACCATTGTACCTAGTGGAGTTGAGTCTATTTATGCAGGATCAAATTTAGTCTTGATGGGACTTTTAGGGTTTTGGGGTGTTTTGATCTCAATCGTGTAA
- the LOC110878153 gene encoding protein mago nashi homolog encodes MAEEENGAAAAAGEFYLRYYVGHKGKFGHEFLEFEFRPDGKLRYANNSNYKNDTMIRKEVFLTPSVLKECRRIVSDSEIMKEDDNNWPEPDRVGRQELEIVMGNEHISFTTSKIGSLMDVQTSKDPEGLRIFYYLVQDLKCFVFSLISLHFKIKPI; translated from the exons atggCGGAAGAAGAAAACGGCGCGGCGGCGGCCGCCGGTGAGTTTTACCTGAGGTACTACGTAGGCCACAAGGGTAAGTTCGGTCACGAGTTTTTGGAGTTTGAATTCCGACCAGACGGTAAACTCCGTTACGCTAATAACTCAAACTACAAGAACGATACGATGATCCGTAAAGAGGTGTTTCTCACTCCTTCTGTACTCAAGGAGTGTCGCCGCATTGTCTCCGATTCTGAG ATAATGAAAGAAGATGACAACAACTGGCCAGAACCAGACCGTGTGGGAAGGCAAGAACTTGAGATTGTGATGGGCAACGAACACATTTCTTTTACTACTTCAAAAATTGGGTCGCTCATGGATGTGCAGACCAGTAAAGACCCTGAAGGCCTCCGAATCTTCTATTACCTTGTTCAG GACTTGAAGTGTTTCGTGTTCTCGCTGATATCACTCCACTTCAAGATCAAGCCGATTTAA